From the Syntrophales bacterium genome, one window contains:
- a CDS encoding (Fe-S)-binding protein — MEHKALLGNDTAENVYHCIKCGLCSAHCPVYREICMEHASPRGKVQITKKMLENDLSLTEEVKKTFLSTCLLCGSCVANCPSGVNQVSLFSGVRWRALQKYGADWRKRSMFRVLSSRWLMSASVTFGEWARRNFGGAWIESKLSAGALSVERVPQLNEKPFNEMVPEVVQSKQGKTNARVLYFHGCATKYLYGDVGLAVVDVLSKMGVEVIIPSDQGCCGLPVFFSGERKASIEVIRENLRLFAREDVDAVIIDCATCSASLKNEYYPILKELQDLGEDVTDQELKAAALLSAKVQDVSLFIDSHKEWLPAMKPAGEKIRVTYHDPCHLAKGQKVIAQPRNLLKSIPGVEFVEMNGAIDCCGGGGSFQIDYPEISAKITKRKTDNIEATKAQFCATGCPGCSLTISNHLDPAIKVVHTVQLLQKALQ, encoded by the coding sequence ATGGAACATAAGGCATTGCTCGGCAACGATACGGCGGAGAACGTCTATCATTGCATAAAGTGTGGGTTATGCTCGGCCCACTGTCCTGTTTATCGGGAAATCTGCATGGAACATGCCAGTCCCCGCGGCAAGGTGCAGATTACAAAGAAAATGCTGGAAAACGATCTGAGCCTGACGGAGGAGGTTAAGAAGACGTTTTTGTCAACCTGCCTGCTGTGCGGTTCCTGCGTCGCCAATTGCCCAAGCGGCGTCAATCAGGTGAGCCTTTTTTCGGGGGTTCGCTGGCGCGCACTGCAGAAATACGGCGCCGACTGGCGCAAACGGTCCATGTTCAGGGTTCTTTCCAGCCGCTGGTTAATGTCGGCCTCTGTTACATTCGGGGAGTGGGCGCGGCGCAATTTCGGGGGAGCATGGATTGAGTCGAAGCTAAGCGCCGGCGCCCTTTCCGTCGAGCGGGTTCCGCAACTGAACGAAAAGCCCTTCAACGAGATGGTCCCGGAGGTGGTTCAGTCCAAGCAGGGGAAGACCAATGCCCGGGTGCTTTATTTCCACGGCTGCGCCACCAAATACCTCTACGGCGACGTCGGCCTGGCGGTGGTCGATGTCCTTAGCAAGATGGGCGTAGAGGTGATCATCCCGAGCGACCAGGGGTGCTGTGGACTGCCGGTATTCTTTTCGGGAGAGCGGAAGGCCTCAATCGAGGTAATCCGGGAAAATCTGCGCCTCTTCGCGCGGGAGGATGTCGATGCGGTCATCATCGACTGCGCTACCTGCAGCGCATCGCTGAAAAACGAGTACTATCCTATTTTGAAGGAGCTGCAGGATCTGGGCGAGGACGTGACTGACCAGGAGCTGAAGGCCGCAGCGCTGCTTTCGGCAAAGGTTCAGGACGTCAGCTTGTTCATCGATTCCCACAAGGAATGGCTCCCGGCGATGAAGCCGGCCGGCGAGAAGATCAGGGTTACCTATCACGATCCCTGCCATCTGGCGAAAGGACAGAAGGTGATTGCGCAGCCGCGGAATCTGCTGAAGTCGATCCCGGGCGTGGAATTCGTGGAAATGAACGGCGCGATTGACTGTTGTGGCGGAGGCGGCTCTTTTCAGATCGACTATCCGGAGATTTCGGCGAAGATCACGAAGCGCAAGACGGACAACATCGAGGCGACCAAGGCGCAGTTTTGCGCGACCGGCTGTCCGGGGTGCAGCCTGACCATTTCCAACCATCTCGATCCGGCGATCAAGGTGGTCCATACGGTGCAGCTCTTGCAGAAGGCTCTGCAATGA
- a CDS encoding FAD-binding protein, producing the protein MEKEKIITELEKIVGKDDVLTSEMELQIYGYDASLIKGKPDFVVIPESAAEVSQVAQFAHQNEILLIARGSGTSLSGGPVPSKGGIVMLMTRMNRILEIDLENQRVVVEPGAITLDIKNAVAKLGYLYQPDPASEKATTIGGNLAENSGGPLCFKYGVTSNHVLGAEVVLADGQIIKLGGKALDNPGFDLIGLITGSEGTLAIATKIILRIMPKNEAVKTLLAIFNTVEDGANTVSGIVKAGMVPATLEMMDNVAINAVESFYKIGLPIDAAAMLLIELDGLQDGLGRLAEQVVAICKANNVRDVKLAKTNAERDQLWMARKGAFGATGRLRPNYLVNDGTVPRTKLPETLRRVGEIGKKYDVQIANVFHAGDGNLHPLILFDERDKDELARVHKAAFEIMQLCVEMGGTITGEHGVGVEKLAALNLQFCSEDLAALENVKMTFDPEGILNPGKLNLMASEACGAKEIAYAEN; encoded by the coding sequence ATGGAAAAAGAAAAAATTATTACCGAACTGGAAAAAATAGTCGGAAAAGACGATGTGCTGACATCGGAAATGGAGCTGCAGATATACGGCTATGATGCCTCCCTGATCAAGGGGAAGCCCGACTTTGTAGTTATTCCGGAGTCGGCGGCAGAGGTTTCCCAGGTTGCGCAGTTTGCCCATCAAAATGAAATTCTGCTGATTGCCCGCGGTTCCGGCACGTCGCTTAGCGGTGGTCCGGTTCCGAGCAAGGGCGGCATCGTGATGCTGATGACCAGGATGAACCGGATACTGGAAATTGATCTCGAAAATCAGCGGGTTGTTGTTGAACCGGGGGCAATTACGCTTGATATCAAAAACGCGGTGGCGAAACTCGGTTATCTCTATCAGCCGGATCCGGCGAGTGAAAAGGCTACGACAATCGGTGGCAATCTGGCGGAAAATTCCGGCGGGCCGCTCTGTTTCAAATACGGCGTTACCAGCAACCACGTGCTTGGCGCCGAGGTGGTGCTGGCCGATGGCCAGATAATCAAGCTCGGCGGAAAAGCACTCGACAATCCCGGGTTCGATCTGATCGGTCTGATAACGGGCTCCGAGGGCACGCTGGCGATTGCAACCAAAATCATTCTGCGCATCATGCCGAAAAACGAAGCGGTAAAAACGCTGCTCGCTATTTTCAATACCGTTGAAGACGGCGCCAATACGGTGTCCGGGATCGTCAAGGCGGGAATGGTGCCGGCGACGCTGGAGATGATGGATAATGTGGCTATAAACGCCGTCGAGTCCTTCTACAAGATAGGACTGCCGATTGATGCGGCGGCGATGTTGCTGATCGAGCTCGACGGTTTGCAGGATGGGTTGGGCAGGCTTGCTGAACAGGTCGTCGCTATTTGCAAGGCCAATAATGTCCGCGATGTGAAGCTGGCGAAAACCAACGCGGAGCGCGATCAGCTCTGGATGGCGCGCAAGGGGGCCTTCGGCGCTACGGGCCGGCTGCGGCCGAACTATCTTGTCAACGACGGCACTGTTCCCCGGACAAAACTTCCCGAAACGCTCCGGCGCGTCGGCGAGATTGGCAAAAAGTACGATGTCCAGATAGCCAATGTGTTCCATGCCGGCGACGGTAATCTGCATCCGCTTATCCTGTTTGATGAAAGGGACAAGGATGAACTGGCCCGGGTGCACAAAGCTGCCTTTGAGATCATGCAGTTATGCGTCGAAATGGGGGGAACGATTACCGGCGAGCATGGCGTCGGGGTGGAAAAACTGGCGGCCCTGAATCTTCAGTTCTGTTCCGAGGATCTCGCCGCGTTGGAGAATGTCAAGATGACCTTTGATCCTGAAGGCATCCTGAACCCCGGCAAGCTGAATCTGATGGCAAGTGAAGCCTGCGGAGCAAAGGAGATTGCATATGCCGAGAACTGA
- the coaE gene encoding dephospho-CoA kinase (Dephospho-CoA kinase (CoaE) performs the final step in coenzyme A biosynthesis.), with product MLNVGLTGGIASGKSTVARILVEKGALLIDLDELAHEVEAPEGEVWEKIVHHFGEGVLSAERTIDRKKLGAIVFANPSQLLLLNELVHPAVFEAWQRRLRELRQASPEAIVLSAIPLLIESGMVELVDLVLLVYLPPEKQIARLIRRNGYSLQEAKERIASQMAIEEKMRHADIIINNEGSEEETARELIDIWEELKKREKEVR from the coding sequence ATGCTGAATGTAGGTCTGACGGGAGGGATAGCGAGCGGGAAATCAACGGTTGCCCGGATACTGGTTGAAAAAGGGGCGCTGTTGATCGATCTGGACGAACTGGCCCATGAGGTGGAAGCGCCCGAAGGGGAAGTCTGGGAGAAGATTGTTCACCACTTTGGGGAAGGGGTGCTGAGTGCGGAGCGAACGATCGATCGCAAGAAGCTGGGGGCAATAGTTTTTGCCAATCCCTCCCAACTGCTGCTCTTAAACGAACTGGTTCACCCGGCGGTTTTTGAGGCATGGCAGCGGCGGTTGCGCGAGCTGCGCCAGGCAAGCCCCGAGGCTATCGTCTTGTCGGCAATCCCGCTGCTCATTGAATCCGGCATGGTGGAACTGGTTGATCTTGTCCTGCTCGTCTATCTTCCGCCTGAAAAACAGATAGCGAGGCTGATACGGCGGAATGGCTACAGCCTGCAGGAAGCAAAAGAGCGGATCGCCTCTCAGATGGCGATTGAAGAAAAGATGCGCCATGCCGATATTATTATCAATAATGAGGGTTCTGAAGAGGAAACAGCAAGAGAGCTCATCGATATCTGGGAAGAGTTAAAAAAGAGAGAAAAGGAGGTACGCTGA
- a CDS encoding succinate--CoA ligase subunit alpha — protein sequence MAILLTKTTKVVVQGITGREGSMRARFMKNMGTNVVAGVTPGRGGEEVDGIPVYNTVKDAVKNHGLFDVSVTFIPGTGLKDAVFEALDSDIKWIVMPVERVPLYDILEMVAYGKQKGAMLLGPGSIGVNSPGVGALGWLGGSVEFATQHFVPGHVGVISRSGGQSGTLPYVIHQAGFGVSTVIHVGTEPVTGMSFADVLPLFQEDPDTDAMAIFGEMGGHHEEEAAELVRSGKFTKPIIIYVSGAWAPAGMKFSHASAIVERGSGSTQDKITRLKEAGIIVVDNPNEIPQRLKELKQQGKLR from the coding sequence ATGGCTATCCTGCTTACAAAAACAACAAAGGTGGTAGTTCAGGGGATCACCGGCCGGGAAGGGTCGATGCGCGCCCGATTCATGAAGAATATGGGGACGAACGTCGTTGCCGGCGTTACCCCCGGTCGCGGCGGCGAGGAAGTTGATGGAATCCCCGTTTACAATACGGTGAAGGATGCGGTCAAAAATCATGGCCTTTTCGATGTATCGGTCACCTTTATTCCGGGGACGGGTTTGAAGGATGCCGTCTTCGAGGCCCTCGATTCGGATATCAAGTGGATCGTCATGCCGGTGGAGCGCGTGCCGCTGTACGATATCCTCGAGATGGTCGCCTATGGGAAGCAAAAAGGGGCGATGCTCCTTGGCCCCGGCTCGATCGGGGTAAATTCTCCTGGGGTTGGCGCCCTGGGCTGGCTGGGGGGATCTGTCGAATTTGCGACGCAGCATTTCGTTCCCGGCCACGTAGGCGTCATCTCCCGGAGCGGCGGGCAATCGGGAACGCTTCCCTATGTAATCCACCAGGCAGGATTCGGCGTCAGCACCGTCATCCATGTCGGCACGGAACCGGTGACCGGGATGTCGTTTGCCGATGTGCTGCCACTTTTCCAGGAGGACCCGGACACGGATGCGATGGCGATCTTCGGGGAGATGGGGGGCCATCACGAAGAGGAAGCGGCGGAGCTGGTCCGTTCCGGAAAGTTCACCAAACCGATTATTATTTACGTTTCCGGGGCCTGGGCGCCCGCCGGGATGAAATTTTCCCACGCCAGCGCGATCGTCGAGCGGGGAAGCGGTTCCACCCAGGACAAGATTACCAGACTTAAAGAAGCGGGAATTATCGTTGTGGATAACCCCAATGAAATTCCCCAGCGGCTCAAAGAACTCAAGCAACAGGGAAAACTGAGATAA
- a CDS encoding FAD-binding oxidoreductase, protein MPRTDNHVDVFREIVGDANVAADQDKLKALAVDGVAPGLIVSPGTIAEASKVMAAAHGLGLAVLPTGGGTKMSLGGIPKRADVLLLTKRLSGYADYDIANLTIEVECGAKVSEVQAKLSAEGEGYFLPLDPPHSQGATIGGVVATNSNGPRRLLYGGLRDIILGNTAVLANGDIVHAGGKVMKNVASYDLTKLMIGSLGSLGLICRTTFRIYLKPESAATLFLAFASLKDADAFFHKVFPSFYYPAALELMTPATVAACRKMIPLSGDYIIAVGLEGIVEAVERQIADMTEMGLKAGAQGTISLKGDGHRDFWIAYGDFTDELTKNHPDLVVLKSNFVISRGTEMMAAAEKVAQKAGFECALACHAGSGILTTAILTGRDAGAKKEAIVTLIEEMTEAAVKNDGNLVVEKAPRFIKENVSVWGKIGADVGLARGLKEKFDPTGIINPGRYVGGI, encoded by the coding sequence ATGCCGAGAACTGATAATCATGTTGATGTTTTCCGTGAGATTGTCGGAGACGCCAATGTTGCCGCCGATCAGGACAAACTGAAGGCCCTGGCGGTGGATGGCGTTGCCCCCGGGTTGATCGTTTCTCCCGGAACAATTGCTGAAGCATCAAAGGTCATGGCCGCCGCCCACGGGCTTGGTCTGGCAGTGCTTCCCACGGGAGGCGGCACGAAGATGTCGCTGGGCGGCATTCCGAAAAGGGCCGATGTGCTCCTCTTAACAAAGAGACTGAGCGGCTACGCTGATTACGATATTGCCAATCTTACCATCGAAGTGGAGTGCGGTGCTAAAGTGTCAGAGGTGCAGGCAAAATTGAGTGCGGAAGGAGAGGGCTATTTCTTGCCGCTTGATCCGCCCCATTCCCAGGGGGCGACGATCGGTGGGGTTGTCGCAACTAACTCCAACGGGCCCAGGCGGCTTCTCTACGGGGGATTGCGCGACATCATCCTGGGCAATACTGCGGTGCTCGCCAACGGGGATATTGTCCATGCCGGCGGCAAGGTGATGAAAAACGTCGCCAGTTACGACCTGACCAAGCTGATGATCGGTTCCCTGGGATCGCTGGGGTTGATCTGCCGGACGACCTTCCGGATTTATTTGAAGCCGGAGTCGGCGGCAACCCTTTTTCTTGCTTTTGCAAGCCTGAAGGATGCCGATGCGTTTTTCCACAAGGTGTTCCCGTCGTTCTACTACCCAGCGGCGCTGGAACTCATGACCCCCGCAACAGTCGCCGCGTGCCGGAAGATGATTCCGCTTTCTGGCGATTACATCATCGCTGTCGGGCTCGAAGGGATCGTCGAGGCGGTGGAGCGGCAAATCGCCGATATGACGGAAATGGGCCTCAAGGCAGGGGCGCAGGGAACGATCTCCCTCAAAGGTGACGGGCATCGGGATTTCTGGATTGCGTATGGTGATTTTACGGATGAATTGACGAAGAACCATCCCGACCTGGTTGTGCTCAAGTCGAATTTTGTCATTTCCCGAGGGACGGAAATGATGGCAGCCGCGGAAAAGGTTGCGCAAAAAGCGGGGTTCGAATGCGCCCTGGCGTGCCATGCCGGAAGCGGAATCCTTACCACGGCGATTCTGACCGGCCGGGATGCGGGGGCGAAAAAGGAGGCGATCGTTACGCTAATCGAGGAGATGACCGAGGCGGCGGTGAAAAACGACGGGAATCTCGTTGTGGAAAAAGCTCCGCGCTTTATTAAGGAAAATGTCTCCGTCTGGGGAAAGATTGGCGCTGATGTCGGCCTGGCAAGGGGACTCAAGGAGAAATTCGACCCGACCGGCATCATCAACCCGGGCCGGTATGTCGGCGGAATATGA
- a CDS encoding CoA ester lyase yields MTVMRSVFYIPGNNEKMVGKAPETGADIVTLDLEDSVPPAEKVRAREVVKENLKFAGTGGSKVYVRINNWETLMTNDDLEAVVHEGLAGVCLAKTGEPDNVKRLDWKLEELERRRGIPVGTVAIQLLIETAKGMIHAYHSAVASKRVNSLIFGAVDYTKDMRVKLTSEGTEQLYGRYFTAVAARAAGCVAIDCPFVDFKNMEAFEKSVLEGRQMGYEGRMLIHPSQIEPSHKLYMPSADDVVWATGVVKVFEEEGLAKGAAAVSFNGKMVDTPVYDNARQILATMKEISELEAMRKK; encoded by the coding sequence ATGACAGTAATGAGATCGGTATTTTATATCCCCGGCAACAACGAAAAGATGGTAGGCAAGGCGCCGGAGACGGGCGCGGACATTGTTACCCTCGATCTGGAGGATTCCGTTCCCCCCGCCGAAAAGGTGCGGGCGCGCGAGGTGGTCAAAGAGAATCTGAAATTTGCCGGAACCGGCGGCTCCAAGGTGTATGTCCGGATCAACAACTGGGAAACCCTGATGACCAACGACGATCTCGAAGCGGTTGTTCATGAGGGGCTTGCCGGCGTCTGCCTGGCGAAGACAGGGGAGCCGGACAACGTGAAGCGTTTAGACTGGAAACTTGAGGAGCTCGAAAGACGCCGCGGCATTCCGGTTGGAACCGTCGCGATTCAGCTTTTGATCGAGACGGCCAAGGGGATGATCCATGCCTACCACTCCGCTGTTGCCAGCAAACGGGTTAACTCTCTGATCTTCGGGGCGGTGGATTATACGAAGGATATGCGGGTAAAACTCACATCCGAGGGCACAGAGCAGCTTTATGGCCGTTATTTTACCGCCGTTGCCGCCCGCGCCGCCGGTTGTGTTGCGATTGACTGCCCGTTTGTCGATTTCAAGAATATGGAGGCGTTTGAAAAGAGCGTTCTCGAAGGCCGGCAGATGGGTTATGAAGGAAGAATGCTGATCCATCCCAGCCAGATTGAGCCTTCCCACAAGCTTTACATGCCTTCCGCTGATGATGTCGTCTGGGCAACCGGCGTTGTGAAGGTGTTCGAGGAAGAGGGCCTTGCCAAGGGCGCCGCCGCTGTTTCCTTCAACGGCAAGATGGTCGATACGCCGGTTTATGATAATGCCCGGCAGATCCTGGCGACGATGAAAGAGATTTCCGAGCTGGAAGCAATGCGTAAGAAGTAA
- a CDS encoding acetate--CoA ligase family protein yields the protein MARLHEYQGKALFKKAGMPIPQGDVAKTPEEAASIAEKIGKPVVVKVQIWTGGRGKAGGVKFADTPAEAKKVAAALLGATIKGLYVESVLVEEKLAIDREYYAGIIVNASADARCPVVMFSTEGGMDIEAVPHDKIALMNVDVIRGFRIYDALNLANKLNVPSAHIAQVAKLMVGLYETFRNYGARLIEINPMVVTKAGKVLASDCRISIDDSSVIRHPELGIDVAREASTPPTELDRIAWWVEENDLRGTCYFAEMNNEIKDKEVVGTIGYHGMGGGGAMLGVDGLNRQGLKVADFADTSGNPPASKVYRAAKLVFSLPGIDGYMLGGFMAANQEQWHHAHGVVKALREELPKRPGFPVILLLAGNKEKESLEILREGTKDLKARIRIYGGERVYDTVGLAAEMKEMVLEYKKEQKG from the coding sequence ATGGCGCGACTGCACGAATATCAGGGTAAGGCGTTGTTTAAAAAGGCAGGAATGCCTATTCCCCAGGGGGATGTCGCCAAAACGCCCGAAGAGGCGGCCAGCATTGCCGAAAAGATTGGGAAACCCGTCGTTGTCAAGGTTCAGATCTGGACGGGAGGACGCGGCAAGGCGGGAGGGGTTAAATTCGCCGATACCCCCGCGGAGGCAAAAAAGGTTGCCGCTGCGCTATTGGGGGCAACGATAAAAGGGCTTTATGTGGAAAGCGTGCTGGTCGAGGAAAAGCTCGCCATCGACCGGGAGTACTATGCGGGGATTATCGTCAATGCCAGCGCCGATGCCCGCTGTCCGGTAGTGATGTTCTCCACGGAGGGCGGCATGGACATCGAGGCGGTTCCCCACGACAAAATTGCCCTGATGAATGTTGATGTCATCAGGGGCTTCAGAATCTACGATGCCCTTAATCTCGCCAATAAGCTGAATGTTCCGAGCGCCCACATTGCGCAGGTTGCCAAGCTGATGGTGGGTCTCTATGAAACATTCAGGAATTATGGCGCACGGCTGATTGAAATCAACCCGATGGTGGTGACTAAGGCAGGCAAAGTGCTCGCCAGTGATTGCCGTATTTCGATCGATGATTCCTCAGTCATTCGCCATCCCGAGCTGGGCATTGATGTCGCCCGCGAGGCCTCCACGCCCCCTACCGAACTGGACAGGATTGCCTGGTGGGTAGAGGAAAACGACCTGCGGGGCACCTGCTATTTTGCCGAGATGAACAATGAAATAAAGGATAAAGAGGTGGTCGGCACGATTGGCTACCACGGGATGGGCGGCGGCGGCGCGATGCTGGGAGTTGATGGACTAAACCGGCAGGGCTTGAAGGTTGCGGATTTTGCCGATACCAGCGGAAATCCGCCCGCATCGAAGGTTTATCGCGCGGCGAAGCTGGTTTTTTCGCTGCCGGGCATTGACGGATATATGCTGGGCGGCTTCATGGCGGCCAATCAGGAGCAGTGGCATCACGCCCACGGGGTAGTCAAGGCTCTGCGTGAGGAGCTTCCCAAACGTCCCGGTTTCCCGGTTATTCTGCTGCTGGCGGGAAACAAGGAAAAGGAGTCGCTGGAGATCCTGCGCGAGGGGACGAAGGACCTGAAGGCGCGAATCCGCATCTACGGCGGGGAGCGCGTCTATGACACCGTCGGGCTTGCCGCGGAGATGAAGGAAATGGTTCTGGAATACAAGAAGGAACAAAAAGGGTAA